A window of the Brassica oleracea var. oleracea cultivar TO1000 chromosome C1, BOL, whole genome shotgun sequence genome harbors these coding sequences:
- the LOC106326738 gene encoding protein MKS1-like, whose amino-acid sequence MDPSESFAGGNPSDQQNQKRQLQICGPRPSPLSVNKDSHKIKKPPKHPAPPPQHRDQAPLYAAREPVVIYAVSPKVVHTTASDFMNVVQRLTGISSAVFLESGNGGDVSPAARLAATENASPRGGKEPVMAAKDETVEIATAMEEAAELSGYAPGILSPSPAMLPTASAGIFSQMTTHQGGMFSPGLFSPAGLMSPFGFASLVASPTFADLFSHIWD is encoded by the coding sequence ATGGATCCGTCGGAGTCTTTCGCCGGCGGCAATCCTTCCGACCAACAGAACCAGAAACGTCAGCTTCAGATCTGTGGTCCTCGTCCCTCACCTCTCAGCGTCAACAAAGACTCTCACAAGATCAAGAAACCTCCTAAACACCCTGCTCCTCCGCCTCAGCATCGCGACCAAGCTCCGCTCTACGCTGCTCGAGAGCCGGTGGTCATCTACGCCGTCTCGCCGAAAGTCGTCCACACCACAGCCTCGGATTTCATGAACGTCGTCCAGCGTCTCACCGGCATCTCATCCGCCGTCTTCCTCGAATCCGGTAACGGCGGAGATGTATCTCCGGCGGCGAGACTCGCCGCGACCGAGAATGCAAGCCCGAGAGGAGGAAAAGAACCGGTGATGGCGGCTAAAGATGAGACGGTGGAAATCGCGACGGCTATGGAAGAAGCAGCCGAGTTGAGCGGCTATGCGCCGGGGATACTCTCCCCTTCTCCGGCTATGTTACCGACAGCTTCTGCCGGAATATTCTCGCAGATGACTACTCACCAAGGTGGGATGTTCTCGCCGGGATTGTTTTCGCCGGCGGGGTTAATGAGCCCGTTTGGTTTTGCTAGCTTGGTTGCTTCTCCAACGTTTGCTGATTTGTTCAGTCATATTTGGGATTAG
- the LOC106338424 gene encoding uncharacterized protein LOC106338424, with protein MGNQWWLSSSGSRNPIISFLRDSLPDPADIINFEVDDRYLWQIGGNAPKDSYSSSAMWNYLYNQSPAVPWYSSNECRQHIFFDCPYSKEVWSFFYSRLHLSPPPLFEEGLRWIRSPTQDNNVNLILRLSYQASVYMIWKERNFRIHSQVSRPPAPLIAEIQRLIRAKLDSLSRAR; from the exons ATGGGTAATCAGTGGTGGTTGAGCTCATCGGGATCAAGAAACCCTATTATCTCTTTCTTAAGAGACTCTTTGCCGGATCCGGCAGATATTATCAACTTTGAAGTGGATGATCGCTATCTTTGGCAAATTGGAGGGAATGCTCCTAAAGATAGCTACTCTTCCTCAGCCATGTGGAATTACTTGTATAATCAGTCTCCGGCAGTACCTTGGTACAG CAGCAATGAGTGTAGGCAACATATCTTCTTCGACTGTCCTTATAGTAAGGAGGTCTGGTCTTTCTTCTACTCTAGACTCCATCTTTCTCCTCCTCCATTGTTTGAAGAAGGACTCAGGTGGATCAGAAGTCCCACTCAGGACAACAATGTCAATCTTATTCTACGGCTGTCGTATCAAGCTTCCGTCTATATGATATGGAAGGAGAGGAACTTTAGGATTCATTCACAGGTTTCACGACCTCCTGCTCCTCTTATTGCTGAGATTCAACGTCTGATTCGCGCCAAATTGGACTCTTTGTCAAGGGCACGGTGA